Proteins co-encoded in one Malus sylvestris chromosome 7, drMalSylv7.2, whole genome shotgun sequence genomic window:
- the LOC126628099 gene encoding uncharacterized protein LOC126628099 — MSPTEWWIMYGTDAPTVRKLAIKVLSQTASSSACERNWSTFALIHTKQRNRLAHSRLEKLVYCYYNMKLQIRDKEAEIDHVDRGDPLDVFDIVGEDDDTEGNQLFQWIRPLHLDDDEGNLAPRVAEEARNEGINVERVLEKEVGSSSADSLEELLRPRPRNTGIPPFSNPTQPQHRADTNDSSSSRSGDSPTTGGGNDEGHSGAGGSGGGYGNYYGPPPPGYMSPFTGEANFTHATQDDDHVSRRAGPGIGAIGKDYTRRERGKGILSSQEDDSLSRTSDSVGLGSSNYGYTHNQPFPYPSYPYPSYPILVGMESSDSWKQSQTQSSNDFSYGQPQPISDPYGWHVNNYMQNYFGDLSFDNYSSQYTHSTHRDDEDSEKFEPHRNSMWY, encoded by the exons atgtctccta ctgaatggtggatcatgtatgggaccgatgcaccaactgtgagaaagttagcaatcaaagtattatcacaaacagcttcctcatctgcttgtgaaagaaattggagcacatttgcactgatacacacaaagcaaagaaataggttggcgcatagtaggttggaaaaattagtttattgctactacaacatgaagcttcaaattcgagataaggaagcagaaatagatcatgtcgaccgtggtgacccactagatgtgtttgatattgttggtgaagatgatgatacggagggtaaccaactttttcaatggattagacctcttcatttagatgatgatgaaggcaacctagctcccagagttgctgaagaagcacgtaatgaagggataaatgtagaaagagtattagagaaggaggtgggatctagcagcgctgactctttggaagaacttttgcgcccaagaccaagaaacactggaattccacctttttccaatcctacacaaccacaacatcgtgctgatactaatgatagctctagttcaagatcaggagactcacctaccaccggaggtgggaatgatgaaggacatagtggagctggaggtagtggtggtggatatggaaactattatggaccaccacctcccggatatatgagccccttcactggtgaggcaaacttcacgcatgcaacacaggatgatgaccatgtcagtaggcgggcaggaccaggaattggtgccatagggaaggactatactcgcagagaaagaggcaaggggattttgtcaagtcaagaagatgactcgttatctagaacttcagactctgttggattgggaagtagtaactatggttatactcataaccaaccatttccttacccttcatatccctacccttcatatcccattcttgttgggatggaatcgagcgactcatggaaacaatcccagactcaatcttcaaatgatttttcttatggacaacctcaaccaatctcggatccatatgggtggcatgttaacaattacatgcaaaactattttggggatttatcatttgataactactcttcacaatacactcattctacacatagagatgatgaagatagtgaaaaatttgaacctcataggaactctatgtggtactaa